ACAGCACAGTCCGGTATCGACCCAAAGATTCGCAAGCATCTGGTGGACAACAAAATGCTGGCAGGCGTTGTCTCCATGCCGAGCAATATTTTTGCGACCACCGGCACCAATGTCTCCATTCTATTTATTGACGCTTCCAATAAAGGCAAGGTGGCATTGATTGATGCTTCTAACCTTGGTCAAAAAGTGAAGGAAGGCAAAAACCAGAAGACCGTTCTGTCCCATAAGGAAGAGCAGTTTATTATTGAAGTGTTTAATGGTCAGGATGTGGAGGAGGATTTTTCGGTCGCAGTCAGTTATGAAGAGATTGCTGCCAAGAATTACTCGCTGAGTGCCGGACAATATTTTGAAGTAAAGATTGAGTATGTGGATATTACGGCGGAGCAGTTTGCTGAGAAGATGAAAGGATTCAGCGATAATCTGACTAGACTGTTTGATCAGTCTCGAAAACTAGAGCAAGAAATTGAGATGAAGTTGGCAGGAGTAAAGTATGACAGATTGGCATAATCATACGATAGATAAACTTGTCCGGAACAATATACTTGCCCCACCCATGGATGGAAACCATGGTGAAATCCACCCGAAAAGTAGCGATTTTACTGATTGTGGAATACCTTTTGTAATGGCTTCAGACATATACAACGGGGTTATTAACTTCAATGACTGCAAATATATAAAGAAAGAGCAAGCTGATCGGCTAAGAAAAGGTTTTGCTAAAGAGGGTGATGTGTTGCTTACACATAAAGCCTCTATTGGGAGGACAGCGATTGTACCAAAAACTAATTTCCCGTACATTATGCTGACGCCACAAGTGACATATTATAGAGTGCTTGATAAAACAGTACTTGATAATAAATTTTTAAAATATTATTTCGATTTTGCACCATTTCAAGAAACCTTAGGGCTTTTGGCTGGTTCGGGTTCAACCCGGGCATATTTAGGAATTATGGGACAGAGAAATCTCAGCATTAGAATTCCTAAAATAAAAGTGCAAAGGGAAATTGCTGAAATCCTTTCAGTTATTGATGCCAAAATCGAACTCAACAACCGTATAAACACCGAACTGGAAGCCATGGCAAAAACCCTGTACGACTACTGGTTTGTACAGTTTGATTTCCCCGATGCCAACGGCAAGCCCTACAAATCCTCTGGCGGGAAGATGGTTTATAACGAGGTGTTGAAGCGGGAGATTCCGGAGGGATGGGATAACGGGTCACTTTGGAGTATTGCGAAATATTTTAATGGGCTCGCAATGCAAAAATACCGACCTAAAGGCGATGACTATCTCCCCGTCATTAAAATCCGTGAAATGAGTGATGGTATAACTGGCAAGTCGGAAAAGGCATGTCCAAACATACCTTCGAATGCCGTAGTTTCAGATGGTGACATCCTATTTTCATGGTCTGCTACTCTCGATGTGAAAATTTGGTCTCAAGGCAAAGGTGCTTTGAATCAGCACATTTTTAAAGTTACTTCAGATAATTTCCCAAAAGTTTTTTACTACTTTGAGCTACTAAATTACCTGTCTCACTTTAAAATGATCGCTGAAAAAAGAAAAACAACAATGGGACATATAACACTTGACCACTTGAAACAGGCAAACATTTGTATCCCACCTATGTATTTGCTCGAAAAGATACAAGATAAAATATCTCCTATTTTTGAAAAGCATCTTATCCTTGAAAAAGAAAATAGAAAATTAGCAGAACTCCGAGACTGGCTCCTCCCCATGCTAATGAACGGCCAGGTCACCGTTAACCCCACCACCGAAAACCCTTAGC
Above is a genomic segment from Endozoicomonas euniceicola containing:
- a CDS encoding restriction endonuclease subunit S; the protein is MTDWHNHTIDKLVRNNILAPPMDGNHGEIHPKSSDFTDCGIPFVMASDIYNGVINFNDCKYIKKEQADRLRKGFAKEGDVLLTHKASIGRTAIVPKTNFPYIMLTPQVTYYRVLDKTVLDNKFLKYYFDFAPFQETLGLLAGSGSTRAYLGIMGQRNLSIRIPKIKVQREIAEILSVIDAKIELNNRINTELEAMAKTLYDYWFVQFDFPDANGKPYKSSGGKMVYNEVLKREIPEGWDNGSLWSIAKYFNGLAMQKYRPKGDDYLPVIKIREMSDGITGKSEKACPNIPSNAVVSDGDILFSWSATLDVKIWSQGKGALNQHIFKVTSDNFPKVFYYFELLNYLSHFKMIAEKRKTTMGHITLDHLKQANICIPPMYLLEKIQDKISPIFEKHLILEKENRKLAELRDWLLPMLMNGQVTVNPTTENP